Proteins found in one Candidatus Eisenbacteria bacterium genomic segment:
- a CDS encoding aromatic ring-hydroxylating dioxygenase subunit alpha: MADYQRTTTTFVRGSRTLPRECYTSPALLEEEREKIFARGWNCVGRASRVEHKGQFFTKEIAGESLIVLRDRNGDLKAFFNICRHRGTRLCREESGRFGETIQCSYHAWTYSTDGRLVGAPHMQEVAEFDKSEYPLHQAAIAEWEGFLFVTIEPRPAPFETAFADLRTRFARFHLPGLAVGHRVRYDVRANWKLVFQNYSECLHCPTIHPKLATVLPYQSGANDLTEGPFLGGYMEIRPPNVSATMSGQACGRPVSGDLSEDDRKRGFYYSIMPNLLLSLHPDYVNYYLIEPVSVDHTVVHSEWLFHPDTLADPENRIQDAIEFWDLTNRQDWDIVEQSQLGVRSRRYVPGPYSPRESVPAAWDREYLRLMGRS, encoded by the coding sequence ATGGCCGACTACCAGCGCACCACCACGACCTTCGTCCGGGGCTCGCGCACGCTCCCGCGCGAGTGCTACACCTCGCCCGCGCTCCTCGAGGAGGAGCGCGAGAAGATCTTCGCGCGGGGATGGAATTGCGTCGGCCGCGCCTCGCGCGTGGAGCACAAGGGGCAGTTCTTCACCAAGGAGATCGCGGGGGAGTCGCTGATCGTCCTCCGGGACCGGAACGGAGACCTCAAGGCGTTCTTCAACATCTGCCGCCACCGCGGGACGCGGCTCTGCCGCGAGGAGTCGGGGCGCTTCGGCGAGACGATCCAGTGCTCGTACCACGCCTGGACCTACTCCACCGACGGACGCCTCGTCGGGGCGCCGCACATGCAGGAGGTCGCGGAGTTCGACAAGTCGGAGTACCCCCTCCACCAGGCCGCGATCGCGGAGTGGGAGGGCTTTCTCTTCGTCACCATCGAGCCTCGGCCCGCGCCCTTCGAGACGGCCTTCGCGGATCTCCGCACCCGCTTCGCACGGTTCCACCTTCCCGGGCTCGCCGTGGGGCACCGTGTCCGCTACGACGTTCGCGCGAACTGGAAGCTCGTGTTCCAGAACTATTCCGAGTGCCTCCACTGTCCCACGATCCATCCGAAGCTCGCGACGGTGCTTCCGTACCAGAGCGGCGCGAACGATCTCACGGAGGGACCGTTCCTGGGCGGGTACATGGAGATCCGTCCGCCCAACGTGAGCGCGACGATGAGCGGGCAGGCGTGCGGACGGCCGGTGAGCGGAGATCTCTCGGAAGACGATCGCAAGCGCGGGTTCTACTATTCGATCATGCCGAACCTGCTCCTGAGCCTCCATCCCGACTACGTGAACTACTACCTGATCGAGCCCGTCTCGGTGGACCACACGGTCGTCCACTCCGAGTGGCTCTTCCATCCCGACACGCTCGCGGATCCCGAGAATCGCATTCAGGACGCGATCGAGTTCTGGGACCTCACGAACCGTCAGGACTGGGACATCGTCGAGCAGAGCCAGCTCGGTGTCCGGTCGCGGCGATACGTGCCGGGACCGTACTCGCCTCGCGAGAGCGTTCCCGCGGCGTGGGATCGCGAATACCTGAGGCTCATGGGCCGAAGCTGA
- a CDS encoding NAD(P)/FAD-dependent oxidoreductase produces the protein MSGNGATYDVVVVGGGSNGLVAAARLGQAGLRVLVLEREETLGGQGRVLEFAPGFRAAALRMDAGWAPEPIVRALRMDGLERAEHPGLSVQAEPGAFLTIPADPRAAAEAIARHSPADAKKWPEFTALLRRLSGFLEALYLAPAPDIGASSAGELLPLLDLGRRFRALGRTDMVEFLRALPLSVWEMMDDRFAWAPLKAAVAAGGIQHHQQGPRSGGTGYVLLHHLVGAPEGAVRGRAPWRAGPEAFTLAAERAARRNRVTIRTGAALARIEVKDDAVRGVTLAGGEEIPVRAVLSTANPARTILDHVDPVWLDPEFLHELENVRHRGCAAYVLYALESLPEIPGIASAEALQGVVSLTPDIVSLERAADAAKYGTVSENPHVEFTVPSLRWPGLAPAGKHVLVAKAQYAPYRLRDAAPWHDALRDSLADRVTAAIAAVSPCFQSRIVACVALSPRDLEERFHLREGATSHGELGLDQILFMRPVAGWGGHKTPIGGLYWGGSGTHPGPGVLGGGGWLAAKRILRDLKRT, from the coding sequence ATGAGCGGGAACGGCGCGACGTACGACGTCGTGGTCGTCGGCGGCGGCTCGAACGGGCTCGTCGCGGCGGCGAGGCTCGGTCAGGCCGGGCTCCGCGTCCTGGTCCTGGAGCGCGAAGAGACGCTCGGCGGGCAGGGTCGCGTCCTCGAGTTCGCTCCGGGCTTTCGAGCGGCGGCGCTCCGGATGGACGCGGGCTGGGCGCCGGAGCCGATCGTGCGCGCGCTCCGGATGGACGGGCTCGAGCGCGCGGAGCATCCGGGGCTCTCGGTGCAGGCCGAGCCGGGAGCGTTCCTCACGATCCCTGCCGATCCGCGTGCCGCGGCCGAGGCGATCGCGCGACACTCGCCGGCGGACGCGAAGAAGTGGCCCGAGTTCACGGCCCTCCTGCGCCGCCTCTCCGGATTCCTCGAGGCCCTCTATCTCGCGCCGGCTCCCGACATCGGCGCCTCCTCCGCCGGGGAGCTGCTGCCGCTTCTCGACCTGGGGCGTCGCTTCCGCGCTCTCGGCCGCACCGACATGGTCGAGTTCCTGCGCGCGCTCCCGCTCTCCGTGTGGGAGATGATGGACGACCGCTTCGCGTGGGCGCCGCTCAAGGCGGCGGTCGCGGCGGGCGGCATCCAGCATCACCAGCAGGGTCCGCGATCGGGAGGCACGGGGTACGTGCTCCTGCATCACCTCGTGGGCGCGCCGGAGGGAGCCGTGCGCGGCCGCGCTCCCTGGCGCGCCGGACCGGAGGCGTTCACGCTCGCGGCCGAGCGCGCGGCACGAAGGAATCGGGTCACGATCCGCACGGGCGCGGCGCTCGCTCGCATCGAGGTGAAGGACGACGCCGTCCGCGGCGTGACGCTCGCGGGGGGCGAGGAGATCCCGGTTCGCGCGGTGCTCTCCACGGCGAACCCCGCGCGCACGATCCTGGATCACGTGGATCCGGTGTGGCTCGACCCCGAGTTCCTGCACGAGCTCGAGAACGTCCGGCATCGCGGCTGCGCCGCCTACGTGCTCTACGCGCTCGAGTCGCTGCCCGAGATCCCGGGAATCGCTTCGGCGGAGGCGCTCCAGGGCGTGGTCTCGCTGACGCCGGACATCGTCTCCCTGGAGCGAGCCGCGGACGCCGCGAAGTACGGAACCGTATCCGAGAACCCGCACGTCGAGTTCACGGTGCCGTCGCTCCGGTGGCCCGGGCTCGCGCCGGCGGGGAAGCATGTTCTGGTCGCGAAGGCCCAATACGCGCCGTATCGCCTGCGCGACGCCGCCCCGTGGCACGATGCGCTTCGCGACTCGCTGGCCGATCGCGTCACCGCGGCGATCGCGGCCGTGTCGCCCTGCTTCCAGTCGCGGATCGTGGCGTGCGTGGCGCTGAGCCCGCGCGACCTGGAGGAACGGTTCCATCTTCGGGAAGGAGCGACGTCGCACGGCGAGCTGGGGCTCGACCAGATCCTCTTCATGCGCCCCGTGGCGGGGTGGGGGGGCCACAAGACGCCGATCGGCGGACTCTACTGGGGAGGGTCGGGCACCCATCCCGGCCCCGGCGTGCTGGGCGGCGGAGGATGGCTCGCCGCGAAGCGAATTCTCCGAGACCTGAAGCGAACGTGA